In the genome of Candidatus Saccharibacteria bacterium oral taxon 488, one region contains:
- a CDS encoding ATP-binding cassette domain-containing protein has product MNDPSTRIKLTNVTKRFGFGDAEQVALDNVNLEVKKGEFIAIVGPSGCGKTTLLNILGLLDHPSEGEYYLDNKPVEDLTATHHATIRSRDIGFIFQHFNLIPRLTVIDNVALPLTYKGISKTKRLQEASRILRNFHLGEREYYLPHQLSGGQVQRVAIARALVNSPSIILADEPTGNLDSKSSHIIMEELSDIHRRGNTIIMVTHNPELLSYASRVISMLDGRIDTDTHHIKKIFKQKLGGDDQPATPAKSTPSHTATAKDANDESEEKAKPTEPTKTTPEKQMAEQPAIATTPDKPASPVKSPDDLPPKRPLGATSAKATTKTVKADSDHGKKSADSDAAKTAAPSTDKKPAPKSDKADDAKTDAAKSTKKPVKKERKATKKS; this is encoded by the coding sequence ATGAACGATCCTTCAACGCGAATTAAACTTACTAATGTAACGAAACGATTTGGCTTTGGTGACGCCGAGCAGGTGGCGCTGGACAATGTCAATCTCGAGGTCAAAAAGGGCGAGTTTATCGCCATCGTCGGCCCGTCCGGTTGTGGCAAGACTACTCTGCTCAACATCCTCGGGCTGCTCGACCACCCCTCAGAGGGTGAATATTACCTCGACAACAAACCGGTCGAGGATCTGACGGCGACCCACCACGCCACAATTCGCTCTCGCGATATTGGCTTTATTTTTCAACATTTCAATCTTATTCCACGCCTGACGGTGATTGATAATGTTGCCCTGCCGCTTACTTATAAAGGCATCAGCAAAACCAAGCGCCTCCAAGAAGCCAGCCGGATTTTACGCAACTTCCATCTGGGCGAGCGCGAGTATTATCTGCCGCATCAATTATCCGGTGGTCAAGTTCAGCGTGTAGCGATCGCCCGAGCACTAGTCAATAGTCCATCAATCATCCTGGCCGACGAGCCGACCGGTAACCTCGACTCCAAGTCCAGCCACATCATCATGGAGGAGCTGTCCGATATTCATCGACGAGGCAACACGATTATCATGGTGACGCACAATCCAGAGCTGCTGTCCTATGCCAGCCGGGTGATTTCTATGCTCGATGGGCGCATTGATACTGATACGCACCATATCAAGAAGATCTTTAAGCAAAAGCTGGGCGGTGATGACCAACCAGCAACTCCAGCTAAATCAACTCCATCACATACAGCAACCGCCAAAGACGCAAACGATGAGTCGGAGGAAAAAGCCAAGCCAACCGAGCCAACAAAGACCACTCCCGAGAAGCAAATGGCTGAACAGCCGGCCATAGCGACTACTCCCGACAAACCTGCTAGCCCAGTGAAGTCCCCGGATGACCTCCCGCCAAAGCGACCGCTTGGCGCCACCTCGGCCAAAGCAACCACAAAGACTGTTAAAGCCGACAGCGATCATGGTAAAAAATCAGCAGATTCTGATGCCGCAAAAACCGCTGCTCCATCGACCGACAAGAAACCCGCCCCTAAATCCGATAAAGCCGACGACGCAAAAACCGATGCCGCCAAATCAACGAAGAAACCAGTCAAAAAAGAACGGAAAGCTACGAAAAAGTCATGA
- a CDS encoding FtsX-like permease family protein encodes MKMLLNNHFENAVESLKSNKVRTYLSIFGIMVGIASITIILSLLTGTSRLFGDQSAKISDTTALIRSGSEARPDSLLSLSSGHAAQMVNTLTEQDAREIAKATNNSAAPLATFRTNISTPDGKTKLERTTVIGSSGELAKLAGLKLREGQFIDEANGVVIGKQLSIDLFGTEKSLGSVLKLRGETLTVVGVLDEPETAPSYLGVDFNRSIILPLAVSKKFTQNTAQIQQILITADNGTALQTKIDAAKKVLAQQHQGDTDYHTLVGQAITAPNSHLVNALSTAMAVIAGISLLVGGIGITNIMLVSVAERQREVGIRKAVGATNRTIVAQFLIESAIIGLFGGILGYVIGLGASFLLGMYLPFTPVLEWQAAALTIGGALIIGMLFGIYPASRAAGKDPIESLRH; translated from the coding sequence ATGAAAATGCTCCTCAATAATCACTTCGAGAACGCGGTCGAGTCGCTCAAGTCAAATAAAGTCCGCACCTATCTGTCGATTTTTGGCATCATGGTCGGCATCGCCAGCATTACCATTATCCTGTCATTACTGACCGGCACGAGCCGCCTGTTTGGTGATCAGTCCGCCAAAATCTCTGACACCACCGCACTAATCCGGTCTGGCAGCGAGGCGCGGCCGGATTCGTTACTGTCACTCAGCTCCGGACACGCCGCCCAGATGGTGAATACACTGACCGAGCAGGACGCCCGAGAAATTGCCAAGGCGACCAACAACAGCGCCGCACCACTGGCAACGTTTCGCACAAATATATCAACACCGGACGGCAAGACTAAACTAGAGCGCACCACCGTTATCGGTAGCTCAGGCGAACTGGCCAAACTCGCCGGCCTCAAGTTGCGCGAGGGACAATTCATCGACGAGGCCAACGGCGTCGTGATCGGCAAGCAGCTGTCAATTGACCTATTCGGTACTGAAAAATCCCTCGGCAGCGTCCTCAAGCTTCGCGGCGAAACGCTCACTGTCGTCGGCGTTCTCGACGAGCCAGAAACTGCGCCTAGTTACCTCGGTGTTGATTTTAATCGCTCCATTATCCTGCCGCTGGCCGTCAGCAAAAAGTTCACCCAAAACACCGCCCAGATCCAGCAAATCCTCATCACCGCCGACAATGGTACGGCGCTGCAAACCAAAATTGATGCAGCCAAAAAAGTCCTCGCCCAGCAACATCAGGGCGATACCGACTACCACACCTTGGTCGGCCAAGCCATCACCGCACCGAATTCACACCTGGTGAACGCGCTCTCGACAGCCATGGCGGTTATCGCCGGCATCTCGCTACTGGTCGGCGGCATCGGCATCACTAACATCATGCTGGTTTCGGTTGCCGAACGCCAGCGCGAAGTCGGTATCCGTAAAGCCGTTGGCGCCACCAACCGCACTATCGTCGCCCAATTCCTCATTGAATCAGCCATCATCGGCCTGTTTGGCGGTATTCTCGGCTACGTTATCGGCCTCGGCGCGTCATTCCTCCTCGGTATGTACCTACCATTCACCCCGGTTCTCGAATGGCAAGCAGCCGCCCTGACCATCGGCGGAGCACTGATCATCGGTATGCTCTTTGGCATCTATCCAGCCAGCCGCGCTGCCGGTAAAGACCCAATCGAGAGCTTGCGCCACTGA
- a CDS encoding co-chaperone GroES, whose protein sequence is MDTPIKPLGDRVVAVREEAKTQTASGLYLPDSSKEKPVVAEVKAVGGDVKNVNVGDKIVYKEYSTTDLKIDGTEYLIVREEDILATVV, encoded by the coding sequence ATGGATACACCTATCAAGCCTCTCGGTGACCGCGTGGTAGCGGTGCGCGAGGAGGCGAAGACACAGACGGCCAGCGGATTATATTTGCCGGATAGTTCGAAGGAGAAGCCAGTGGTAGCCGAGGTCAAAGCGGTTGGCGGCGACGTCAAGAATGTCAACGTGGGTGACAAAATTGTTTATAAGGAATATTCGACCACGGATCTAAAGATTGACGGTACAGAATATTTGATCGTCCGCGAGGAAGATATTTTAGCAACGGTTGTTTGA
- the groL gene encoding chaperonin GroEL: protein MAKKVFYDDDARARVLGGAEALYNAVKVTYGPKGRNVVIAKGFGGPTVTHDGVTVAEGIELGEQDDETLGYKVGADLIKQAAKNLNKQAGDGTTTVTVLTYSILKEANRLIAAGHNPMELRKGIEQAGAEIVKELNKLAEPIEGKSERVAEVATISAGDAEIGKLIAGVIEKVGKDGVVTVEAGQGLELEAEVVEGFSLDKGWVSPFFVTDTGRQEAVYEKPAILITDKKISSVQEFLPMLEKLAQSGKKDVVLIADEVEGEALSILVLNKLKGVFNTVAVKAPSFGDRRKEILRDIAVLTGATVISEDHGLTFENAGLEVLGSARKVIVGKDETTIVEGAGKPSAVKEQIAQIKALSDNASSEYEKEQFDKRAAALSGKVAVIKVGGATETEIDEKKFRVDDAVAATKAALAEGIVAGGGVTLVNLAGGLKVTGADSIAAGRQILKDALKQPFLQIMRNAGLNADALLAQVEAGKAGFGVNVMKPANELVDVKKAGVIDPARVTKEAVQNAVSIASTAATMGALVVDVPEPEAPAAPGGMPGMGMM, encoded by the coding sequence ATGGCAAAAAAAGTATTTTACGATGATGATGCGCGTGCTCGCGTGTTGGGTGGTGCCGAGGCGCTGTATAACGCAGTTAAGGTAACCTACGGACCAAAGGGCCGCAATGTGGTGATTGCCAAGGGGTTTGGCGGACCAACGGTGACGCACGACGGCGTGACGGTAGCGGAAGGCATTGAGCTGGGTGAGCAAGACGACGAGACGCTGGGCTACAAGGTTGGTGCTGATTTGATCAAGCAGGCAGCCAAGAACTTGAACAAGCAGGCTGGTGACGGCACCACGACCGTAACAGTGCTCACCTATTCGATTTTGAAGGAAGCCAACCGGTTGATCGCAGCGGGCCACAACCCAATGGAGCTGCGCAAGGGTATCGAGCAGGCTGGCGCAGAAATTGTCAAAGAGCTAAATAAATTAGCTGAGCCAATTGAGGGCAAGTCTGAGCGCGTGGCCGAGGTGGCAACTATCTCGGCGGGTGACGCGGAAATTGGCAAATTGATCGCTGGTGTCATCGAGAAAGTTGGCAAAGACGGTGTGGTGACAGTCGAAGCTGGCCAAGGTTTGGAGTTGGAGGCAGAGGTCGTTGAAGGCTTTAGCTTGGATAAGGGCTGGGTCAGTCCATTCTTCGTCACCGACACTGGTCGGCAAGAGGCGGTTTACGAAAAGCCAGCGATTTTGATCACCGATAAGAAAATTTCTAGCGTGCAGGAGTTCCTACCAATGCTGGAGAAATTGGCACAAAGTGGGAAAAAGGACGTGGTGTTGATCGCTGATGAGGTTGAAGGTGAAGCGCTGAGTATTTTGGTGCTGAACAAGCTGAAAGGTGTGTTTAACACCGTGGCTGTTAAGGCGCCAAGCTTTGGCGACCGCCGCAAGGAGATTTTGCGCGACATCGCGGTATTGACCGGCGCAACAGTGATTTCTGAAGATCATGGGTTGACGTTTGAGAATGCTGGCCTGGAGGTCTTGGGTTCAGCGCGCAAGGTGATTGTCGGTAAAGACGAAACCACCATCGTTGAGGGTGCGGGCAAGCCATCAGCCGTGAAGGAGCAGATCGCTCAGATCAAGGCACTGTCCGACAATGCCTCCAGCGAATACGAAAAGGAACAATTTGACAAGCGGGCAGCCGCCCTGTCTGGCAAGGTGGCGGTCATCAAAGTCGGCGGTGCGACCGAGACAGAAATTGACGAAAAGAAGTTCCGCGTGGACGACGCTGTGGCGGCTACCAAGGCAGCCTTGGCTGAGGGAATCGTCGCTGGTGGTGGCGTAACCTTGGTGAACTTGGCTGGCGGTCTGAAGGTGACTGGTGCAGACAGCATCGCGGCTGGCCGGCAGATTCTAAAGGACGCCTTGAAGCAGCCATTCCTGCAGATTATGCGTAATGCCGGCTTGAATGCCGACGCGCTACTGGCGCAAGTCGAAGCGGGCAAGGCTGGATTTGGCGTTAATGTTATGAAGCCTGCGAATGAATTGGTGGATGTTAAAAAAGCTGGCGTTATCGACCCGGCGCGCGTCACCAAGGAAGCGGTGCAGAACGCAGTATCCATCGCCTCAACTGCAGCAACCATGGGCGCACTGGTCGTCGACGTGCCAGAGCCAGAAGCTCCAGCTGCACCTGGCGGCATGCCAGGTATGGGGATGATGTAA
- a CDS encoding GNAT family N-acetyltransferase, with the protein MSFSLESREAWMVLADNTALTDDSTTDSSGASTTIVDRPDKDMLMVFEAAYGTSEEEGEGIGYSGLPFAYVRSYAQQEPKHPLIHAVHSKVTVDGRCVAVGSALIGPDVGAIYSVGTAPDSRRKGYGSLATKAIVREVNARFKHDNPTILLQTEADSPVEEMYSSLGFERVTCGNLYGGQ; encoded by the coding sequence ATGTCCTTTTCTCTGGAATCTCGTGAAGCATGGATGGTCTTGGCCGATAACACTGCGCTAACAGACGATTCGACCACCGATTCTTCGGGAGCTTCCACCACGATCGTGGATCGGCCCGATAAGGATATGTTGATGGTCTTCGAGGCCGCGTATGGCACTTCCGAGGAGGAGGGCGAGGGGATTGGCTATTCTGGGCTCCCCTTTGCATATGTGCGGTCGTATGCACAACAGGAGCCCAAGCATCCGTTGATTCATGCCGTACATAGCAAGGTTACGGTAGACGGTCGGTGTGTCGCAGTCGGCTCGGCCCTGATTGGGCCAGATGTTGGGGCGATCTACTCGGTAGGAACAGCCCCTGATTCCAGAAGAAAAGGCTACGGCTCTCTTGCTACAAAAGCAATAGTGCGTGAGGTAAACGCGCGGTTTAAGCACGACAATCCTACAATTCTGCTGCAGACTGAAGCGGACTCGCCAGTGGAGGAGATGTACTCGTCTCTAGGGTTTGAAAGAGTGACTTGTGGAAATTTGTACGGTGGTCAATGA
- a CDS encoding AAA family ATPase codes for MRLLLVTRGIPGSGKSTFLVEQGLDAYTLSPDAIRLMLASPQLTLDGQTTMPSRQDAMVWRLLHEMLEQRMTRGETTVVDATHTTPNYFKTYGELCRKYRYRLVVIDFADVPLAVCQQRNKERPSYKVVPSSVLERMHRRLQQSSLPKWVTMVRTAEEVNQLLTNQPENVDRYRAIHHIGDVQGCFTPLKEYFGRYPLRDDELYIFVGDLLDRGTENDAVMRFVCDELLERPNVRFVEGNHELYLWQWATDQPITARVFSEQTQPQLEAAGIDKRKVARLMRRMDQYILYQFRGQTVLVTHGGLSTLPERLPLVATSQLIHGAGAYDEVGAADDAFMAQTDDATFQIHGHRNRQNYPTRYNERCYNLEGKVEFGGELRTVRLDENGMTPIAIRNQQAVARLHPENEAFLSQLRQNRYIRESILPGDISSFNFKPEAFYRQAWTTQTMRARGLFLNTLTNEIVIRAYDKFFNIGERRDTELAALEQTMAFPVRAWVKENGFLGLVGYDSAAGGLVMASKSTTEGDYAAAFRREFLEQFRDKLPYVTDYLRSHNACLLFEVVLPRFDPHIIAYKSDKLVLLDIVKRQVAYEAVDRQERERFAREIGANSKRLAAEFSSWAEFMTWFGQLHGMAYQWQGERVEGFVLEDARGHQVKVKLDYYTFWRQMRTALEALQAGRQPSTRPDCPDPALAARVIEHMRQLPTEDLARMDIIALRRRFE; via the coding sequence ATGCGGCTGCTGCTGGTAACCAGAGGGATTCCCGGTTCTGGTAAGTCGACGTTTCTCGTGGAGCAGGGGCTTGATGCCTATACGTTGTCGCCGGATGCGATACGGCTGATGCTGGCGTCGCCGCAGTTGACCCTTGACGGGCAAACGACTATGCCGTCGCGTCAGGATGCAATGGTGTGGCGGCTGCTACACGAGATGCTGGAGCAGCGGATGACGCGGGGTGAGACGACGGTGGTTGATGCAACACACACAACGCCAAATTATTTCAAGACGTACGGTGAGCTGTGTCGGAAATATCGCTACCGGCTGGTGGTGATTGATTTTGCTGATGTGCCGCTGGCGGTGTGTCAGCAACGTAATAAAGAGCGGCCGAGCTATAAGGTCGTGCCAAGTAGCGTACTTGAACGTATGCATCGGCGGCTGCAGCAAAGTTCACTGCCGAAATGGGTGACGATGGTGCGGACGGCTGAGGAGGTGAATCAACTGCTTACTAATCAGCCCGAGAACGTCGATAGGTATCGGGCGATTCATCATATCGGCGATGTGCAGGGGTGTTTTACGCCGCTCAAGGAATATTTCGGGCGGTATCCGCTTCGGGATGATGAGCTGTATATTTTTGTCGGCGATCTATTGGATCGCGGCACGGAGAATGATGCGGTGATGCGATTTGTGTGTGACGAGTTACTTGAGAGGCCAAACGTGCGGTTCGTCGAGGGAAATCACGAGCTATATCTCTGGCAGTGGGCGACTGATCAGCCAATCACGGCGCGGGTATTTAGCGAACAAACCCAGCCACAACTGGAGGCAGCAGGCATTGATAAGCGCAAGGTAGCGCGGCTAATGCGGCGGATGGATCAATATATTTTATATCAGTTTCGAGGTCAAACGGTCTTGGTGACGCATGGCGGGCTCAGTACGCTGCCGGAGCGGTTACCATTGGTGGCGACCAGCCAGCTGATCCACGGCGCGGGGGCCTATGATGAGGTTGGGGCGGCGGATGATGCATTTATGGCGCAGACTGATGACGCGACGTTTCAGATTCACGGGCATCGCAACAGGCAAAATTACCCTACGCGGTACAACGAGCGTTGCTATAATTTGGAGGGAAAGGTTGAGTTTGGCGGCGAGCTGCGAACAGTGCGGTTGGACGAGAATGGCATGACACCGATCGCTATTCGAAACCAACAGGCAGTGGCGCGGCTACATCCGGAAAATGAAGCGTTCCTGAGCCAGCTGCGGCAGAATCGCTACATTCGTGAATCAATTCTGCCGGGTGATATTAGCTCGTTTAATTTCAAGCCCGAGGCATTTTATCGCCAAGCATGGACGACGCAGACGATGCGGGCGCGTGGACTGTTTCTCAATACGCTGACAAACGAAATCGTGATTCGAGCTTATGATAAGTTTTTTAACATTGGTGAGCGGCGCGATACTGAACTAGCGGCGCTGGAGCAGACGATGGCCTTTCCGGTGCGGGCGTGGGTGAAGGAGAATGGCTTTTTGGGGTTGGTCGGGTATGATTCGGCAGCGGGTGGGCTGGTGATGGCGTCAAAGTCAACGACCGAGGGTGACTATGCGGCGGCCTTTCGGCGAGAGTTTTTGGAGCAATTTCGAGACAAACTGCCATACGTCACTGATTATCTGCGCAGTCATAATGCGTGCCTATTGTTTGAGGTCGTGTTGCCGCGATTTGATCCGCATATTATCGCGTATAAGTCAGACAAGTTGGTGCTGCTCGATATCGTCAAGCGGCAGGTTGCATACGAGGCGGTCGACCGGCAGGAGCGGGAGCGATTTGCGCGCGAGATCGGGGCGAACAGCAAGCGTCTGGCGGCGGAGTTTTCGTCGTGGGCAGAGTTTATGACGTGGTTTGGCCAGCTTCACGGCATGGCGTACCAGTGGCAGGGTGAGCGGGTTGAGGGCTTTGTGCTCGAAGATGCTCGCGGCCATCAGGTTAAGGTCAAGCTTGATTATTATACCTTTTGGCGGCAGATGCGAACAGCGCTGGAGGCACTGCAGGCTGGTCGGCAGCCGTCAACGAGGCCCGACTGCCCTGACCCGGCGCTGGCAGCGCGGGTGATTGAACATATGCGCCAGCTGCCCACCGAGGACTTAGCGCGGATGGACATTATCGCGCTGCGGCGACGGTTTGAGTAG
- a CDS encoding UDP-N-acetylmuramoyl-L-alanyl-D-glutamate--2,6-diaminopimelate ligase codes for MKAILVKFVRKVLPGGMLRRLENGYRRLRVKLVSARYGNPSKHLRVIAVTGTNGKTTTSCYINEILKEAHFTTAMFTTAVIEVAGRQKLNDLNATVASTARMQRFFRDAKRANADYVVLEVTSHALDQHKLDGVPIEAAVMTNLTQDHLDYHKTMEEYAAAKSKLFQLHPRFIVLNRDDEWYDYFNQFVASEQKMTYGRSVEAEAKITHVKLYRKGTEADVVLDHQTHLELATNLPGEFNVMNMTAATTLAYLLGVKLEDIQEGVANVEAVPGRFERAVEGLGYDVIVDYAHTPDALEKLLAAARGITKQRVILVFGACGDRDQGKRPIMGEIAARGADRIFLTDEESYNEDPGQIRRMLMEGIERGRGDAKTTEIADRRQAIERALGCAKKGDMVLITGMGHEQYRIVNGQRLPWNDGQVVREIVGRERAA; via the coding sequence ATGAAAGCCATATTGGTGAAGTTTGTGAGGAAAGTGCTGCCCGGTGGGATGCTCCGGCGGCTAGAGAATGGGTATCGGCGGTTGCGCGTCAAGCTGGTTAGCGCGCGGTATGGTAATCCGTCAAAGCACCTCAGGGTGATCGCGGTGACGGGGACGAATGGCAAGACGACAACGTCGTGCTATATCAATGAGATTTTGAAAGAGGCTCATTTCACGACCGCGATGTTTACCACGGCGGTGATCGAGGTGGCGGGCAGGCAAAAACTCAACGATCTCAACGCCACGGTAGCGAGCACAGCGCGGATGCAGCGGTTTTTCCGTGACGCCAAGCGGGCGAACGCTGACTACGTGGTGCTGGAGGTGACGAGTCATGCGCTGGATCAGCATAAACTGGACGGCGTGCCGATTGAGGCGGCGGTGATGACGAATTTGACGCAGGATCACCTGGATTATCACAAGACGATGGAAGAGTACGCGGCGGCCAAGAGCAAACTATTTCAGCTGCACCCACGGTTTATCGTGCTCAACCGCGACGACGAGTGGTATGACTATTTCAATCAGTTTGTCGCCAGCGAGCAAAAGATGACGTATGGCCGAAGCGTGGAGGCTGAGGCAAAAATTACCCATGTCAAGTTGTATCGCAAGGGTACCGAGGCCGACGTAGTGCTGGATCATCAGACGCATTTGGAGCTGGCGACAAATCTGCCGGGCGAGTTCAACGTGATGAATATGACGGCCGCGACGACGCTGGCGTATCTGTTGGGTGTCAAGCTGGAGGATATTCAGGAAGGCGTGGCTAATGTCGAAGCGGTGCCGGGGCGGTTTGAGCGGGCGGTTGAGGGTCTGGGTTATGACGTGATCGTTGATTATGCTCATACGCCGGATGCGCTGGAAAAACTGTTGGCGGCGGCCCGCGGCATCACCAAGCAGCGGGTGATCTTGGTGTTCGGGGCGTGTGGTGATCGTGATCAGGGCAAGCGACCGATCATGGGTGAGATCGCGGCGCGTGGGGCGGATCGGATTTTCCTGACCGATGAGGAGAGCTATAACGAAGATCCAGGGCAGATCCGGCGGATGTTGATGGAGGGAATTGAGCGCGGTCGCGGTGACGCGAAGACGACGGAAATTGCCGACCGACGCCAGGCGATTGAGCGGGCGCTTGGCTGCGCCAAGAAGGGCGATATGGTGCTGATCACCGGTATGGGCCACGAGCAATATCGGATCGTCAATGGTCAGCGGCTGCCGTGGAATGATGGCCAGGTGGTGCGCGAGATCGTTGGTCGGGAACGGGCGGCGTGA